A section of the Castanea sativa cultivar Marrone di Chiusa Pesio chromosome 12, ASM4071231v1 genome encodes:
- the LOC142620573 gene encoding uncharacterized protein LOC142620573 has protein sequence MPADIPPAAATHDQTANLITPTAIRGQAITDLLSNFPSEGSWDIIDDVPGELPKIALMETARAIWTLRFDGSSTTSEGGAGIVLSKSTEEAVAMSFKLDFPCTNNMAEYEAYLMGLVVAREMGIKHLQVIGDSNLVVCQAKGDFALKEPSLAPYKAMTQRLEDSFEEFNIEHSLRSDNRFTDALATFGSKFKFEGATTDVTIVKRPIPVLQMLKEEFFDELLGQTNWQSPFKEALLSPNEKDHL, from the exons ATGCCAGCAGATATTCCTCCAGCTGCAGCAACTCATGACCAAACTGCCAACT TAATCACCCCAACAGCTATAAGGGGTCAAGCCATCACTGATTTATTGTCAAATTTCCCTAGTGAAGGCAGCTGGGACATTATTGATGATGTACCTGGCGAGCTGCCAAAAATTGCACTGATGGAAACAGCTAGGGCTATTTGGACTTTACGATTTGATGGATCCTCTACCACTTCTGAAGGTGGGGCTGGAATAGTCCTATCCAAAAGTACCGAAGAAGCAGTAGCTATGTCATTCAAGCTTGATTTTCCATGCACCAACAATATGGCTGAATATGAAGCATATCTTATGGGCCTAGTGGTAGCTCGTGAAATGGGTATCAAACATCTTCAAGTAATTGGAGattcaaatctagttgtttgCCAAGCTAAAGGAGATTTTGCACTCAAGGAACCATCTTTAGCTCCATATAAAGCTATGACTCAAAGGTTGGAGGACTCTTTTGAAGAATTTAATATTGAACACTCCCTAAGGTCCGACAATCGCTTTACCGATGCTCTAGCCACATTTggatcaaaattcaaatttgaaggTGCAACTACAGATGTAACTATTGTGAAAAGGCCTATTCCAGTTTTACAAATGCTAAAAGAAGAGTTCTTTGATGAACTGCTGGGACAGACAAATTGGCAGTCTCCCTTTAAAGAAGCACTGTTATCACCGAATGAGAAAGATCACTTATAG